A stretch of Myxococcus hansupus DNA encodes these proteins:
- a CDS encoding dynamin family protein → MTAIRWLHLTDFHQGMGGQKWLWPRMRTEVFDDLARLQEKVGGPWDLVLFTGDLTQRGSAEEFKALDETLDRLWAHLEELGSSPRLLAVPGNHDLVRPAPRKAAVKALGAWWDDSDISDEFWKDEISEYRQVVATAFKPFSDWQRSSRLHGQPLTSGLLPGDFSFTLEKGDVSLGVVGLNSAFLQLTAENFEGKLALDARQFQGACGGDSSDWLARHDATILLTHHPQNWLHPNAVSSFEQEILASDNFTLHLFGHMHLGASQSTRRGGGTPRRSIQGPSLFGLEEFGEESRIQRIHGYVAGQIDIEKSDATLSIWPRAATLKEGNFRALGPDSRANLDERGAWTETFTPRGKRGRKRLASPAAPADTQPSWNAELEVGAPSMRSQLSAGDYARLHGRARLSVERLSTIAQKLSWYNVAEQGKDLLKVLHQEPYRVVITGKSRAGKSTLLNALVGRAICPVRRTITTAVPIIIKPGERESLTVNIEGERPRLGDGPVTQDMVAPYADQQHNPDNEKKVIDIRVDLRDEVLDLGVMYVDIPGFDDPNGRIWSSTAEVLQTAHALVLVLDVSTVRAGGFALDKQTKELLLDAQKRQCAVFVVCNKADQLNAEENREAKMMVQSALERFGVWDTLTHPPFFLSANAVTVPRQQGKASPPAFNVFYDSLWESLWNTEAIGLRRLYRVFERLQLASDEVAMLIASRQAKEPERIKLREALQRCEEQRKEIVADGDEAIQYVRAHGARLINAERTELRDEVRKWVEALPVEQGLPRPSAGVDALKASMMSRRRKVAEQVQEKLEGKLTRVESHMRKSLLALRSEAGRAAQTQQMQSLSQTLSAWKTQMELSVPEHQGRQLARVAGIASFGIAAFMGHLVGLGALIGTTVSWVVGLFTDSADTPSELEEAVAQAFERSWNQFATSMDDHVSEIGESLAQRVRSNMTRFMREMWSQLEDIRDVTPEEHQLFEQMKTETEQAAVSLQAILQAAK, encoded by the coding sequence ATGACCGCGATTCGCTGGCTGCACCTCACCGACTTCCACCAGGGGATGGGGGGGCAGAAGTGGCTCTGGCCGAGGATGAGGACGGAGGTCTTTGATGACCTGGCTCGGCTTCAGGAGAAGGTGGGGGGCCCATGGGACCTCGTCCTATTTACCGGAGATCTCACGCAGCGAGGCTCTGCCGAGGAGTTTAAGGCGTTAGACGAGACCCTTGACCGGTTGTGGGCGCATCTTGAGGAGCTTGGATCGAGTCCGCGCCTGCTCGCGGTTCCAGGTAACCACGACTTGGTGAGACCCGCTCCCAGGAAGGCTGCGGTCAAAGCGCTGGGGGCTTGGTGGGACGATTCGGATATTTCCGATGAGTTCTGGAAGGACGAAATCAGCGAGTACAGGCAAGTGGTCGCGACCGCCTTCAAACCGTTCAGCGACTGGCAGCGTTCGTCTCGGCTTCATGGACAGCCCCTGACGTCCGGGCTGCTGCCAGGGGACTTTTCGTTCACCCTGGAGAAGGGCGACGTGAGCTTGGGGGTGGTGGGCCTGAACTCTGCGTTCCTCCAACTGACGGCTGAGAACTTCGAAGGAAAGCTAGCGCTCGACGCTCGCCAATTCCAGGGCGCTTGCGGCGGTGACTCGTCGGATTGGTTGGCCCGACACGATGCGACGATTCTGCTGACTCATCATCCCCAGAACTGGCTCCATCCCAATGCGGTTTCATCGTTTGAGCAGGAGATCCTGGCGAGTGACAACTTCACTCTTCATTTGTTCGGACACATGCACCTTGGTGCTTCGCAAAGCACACGACGTGGGGGAGGCACACCTCGCCGCTCTATCCAGGGGCCATCCCTCTTCGGGCTGGAGGAGTTTGGCGAGGAGAGCCGAATCCAGCGAATTCATGGTTATGTCGCGGGGCAGATCGATATAGAGAAATCTGACGCCACGCTGAGCATTTGGCCTCGGGCTGCAACACTCAAGGAAGGTAACTTCCGAGCGCTCGGTCCTGACTCCAGGGCCAACCTGGATGAACGCGGTGCTTGGACCGAGACGTTCACGCCAAGAGGAAAGAGAGGACGGAAGCGCTTGGCGTCGCCGGCCGCACCCGCTGACACTCAGCCCTCGTGGAACGCAGAGTTGGAGGTCGGCGCGCCCTCTATGCGCTCCCAGCTCTCGGCAGGCGACTACGCGCGTCTGCATGGGCGTGCGCGGCTCTCGGTAGAACGGCTGAGCACGATTGCTCAGAAGCTCAGCTGGTACAATGTGGCGGAACAGGGAAAGGACCTTCTTAAGGTCCTTCATCAGGAGCCCTACCGGGTCGTCATCACGGGAAAATCGCGAGCGGGAAAGAGCACGCTCCTCAACGCCTTGGTGGGGCGGGCCATCTGCCCGGTGCGACGAACTATCACCACTGCGGTTCCCATCATTATTAAACCAGGAGAGAGGGAGTCCCTCACTGTGAATATTGAGGGAGAGCGCCCGCGACTGGGCGATGGTCCGGTAACGCAGGACATGGTTGCCCCCTATGCGGACCAACAGCACAACCCGGACAACGAGAAGAAGGTTATCGACATCCGTGTGGATTTGAGAGACGAGGTTCTCGACCTCGGTGTCATGTACGTGGACATCCCTGGGTTCGATGACCCAAATGGTCGGATCTGGTCTTCCACGGCAGAGGTTCTCCAGACCGCGCATGCGCTCGTGCTTGTCCTGGACGTCTCTACGGTTCGGGCTGGCGGCTTCGCCTTGGACAAGCAGACGAAAGAGCTGCTTTTGGACGCTCAGAAGCGGCAGTGCGCCGTATTCGTCGTCTGCAACAAGGCAGATCAGCTAAATGCGGAGGAAAACCGGGAAGCGAAAATGATGGTGCAGTCGGCTCTCGAACGATTTGGTGTCTGGGACACGCTGACGCATCCGCCGTTCTTCCTGAGCGCCAATGCGGTCACTGTTCCCCGGCAACAGGGGAAAGCGAGTCCGCCTGCATTCAATGTATTCTATGACTCGCTCTGGGAGAGCCTTTGGAACACGGAGGCCATTGGGCTGCGCCGCCTCTATCGGGTCTTCGAGCGACTGCAACTCGCCAGTGATGAAGTTGCCATGTTAATCGCATCCCGGCAGGCAAAGGAACCGGAGCGCATTAAGCTCCGCGAAGCACTCCAGCGTTGTGAGGAGCAGCGAAAGGAAATCGTCGCGGACGGCGACGAGGCCATCCAGTATGTACGCGCACATGGTGCGCGGCTCATCAATGCGGAGAGGACGGAGCTTAGGGACGAGGTCCGCAAGTGGGTCGAAGCCTTGCCCGTCGAACAGGGGCTGCCCAGGCCTTCTGCGGGCGTGGACGCGCTGAAAGCCTCAATGATGAGCCGTAGGCGCAAGGTTGCAGAGCAGGTTCAGGAGAAGTTAGAAGGTAAGCTGACGCGGGTCGAATCGCACATGCGGAAGAGCCTCTTGGCTCTGCGTTCGGAGGCGGGGAGGGCGGCCCAAACTCAACAGATGCAGAGCCTCTCGCAGACGCTTTCTGCTTGGAAGACGCAGATGGAGCTATCAGTCCCCGAGCATCAAGGGCGCCAGTTGGCTCGGGTCGCCGGCATTGCATCTTTCGGCATTGCAGCTTTTATGGGGCATCTGGTCGGGCTGGGGGCCCTGATTGGCACGACTGTTTCGTGGGTCGTTGGCTTGTTCACCGACAGCGCCGACACCCCGTCCGAGCTGGAAGAAGCCGTGGCTCAAGCATTCGAAAGGAGCTGGAACCAGTTCGCAACGAGCATGGATGATCATGTCAGTGAGATTGGCGAGTCGCTCGCTCAGAGAGTTCGCTCTAATATGACACGGTTCATGAGGGAAATGTGGAGCCAGCTCGAGGACATCCGTGACGTAACTCCGGAGGAGCACCAGCTCTTTGAACAGATGAAGACGGAGACGGAGCAGGCCGCGGTGTCGCTCCAGGCAATCCTGCAGGCGGCGAAGTAG
- a CDS encoding exodeoxyribonuclease VII large subunit yields MQRGLRKQKAQHFSIRSVIKLISDDVQPLARKALPSREMILVGEVVEVRGRRVCLADTYGFDKRVWVVLPGDCTWLPGLAHMVEFEGSARAFVDEERGGIDVRFMAKSWTDRGPSSRHARHQAELDAIAAGRLSPPPKVTRPFTRVALVTSEGSEAVADFSGQLEDTIGIRVQVELIPVGLYDEESIADGLRRAQDGGAEVVVLARGGGSRIDLQPFNSPVVARALCQLTKPCIVAVGHARTRVEAQRFAAYRARTPSVAAHLVARLFRRVQPLSEQSTPVRIVTPLPATAQVPTAPRPVVVLPSGGASRNPGPAEALRVRALPAQVPSAAVSDDEVRRTSRWLGTAKRVAWKTYWGLVGVLALGLAFVVGWKGAARWDGLVRPEAQFVPSPGVPAVDAPPPVPAAVEPAKKETQKRKRRAPSAESAGAFE; encoded by the coding sequence ATGCAGCGGGGACTTCGAAAGCAGAAGGCGCAACACTTCTCCATCCGGTCGGTCATCAAGCTCATCTCCGATGATGTCCAGCCTCTCGCGCGGAAGGCCTTGCCGTCGCGGGAGATGATTCTGGTGGGGGAGGTTGTCGAGGTCCGCGGGCGTAGAGTGTGCCTGGCCGACACCTATGGCTTCGACAAGCGCGTCTGGGTGGTGCTCCCGGGCGATTGCACTTGGCTCCCTGGGTTGGCGCACATGGTGGAGTTCGAGGGCAGTGCAAGGGCCTTCGTGGATGAGGAGCGCGGCGGCATCGACGTGCGCTTCATGGCGAAGAGTTGGACGGACCGCGGCCCCTCAAGTCGGCATGCCCGACATCAGGCCGAGCTCGACGCTATCGCAGCGGGACGCCTGTCCCCGCCGCCGAAGGTCACCAGGCCCTTCACTCGCGTGGCGCTCGTCACGTCCGAGGGGAGCGAAGCGGTGGCGGACTTCAGCGGTCAGCTCGAAGACACCATCGGCATCCGCGTTCAGGTGGAGCTCATTCCGGTAGGGCTCTACGACGAGGAGTCCATCGCGGATGGTCTCCGCCGGGCGCAGGATGGCGGTGCGGAAGTGGTCGTCCTAGCCCGCGGAGGGGGCTCGCGGATTGACTTGCAGCCCTTCAACTCGCCGGTGGTCGCTCGAGCCCTTTGCCAGCTGACGAAGCCGTGTATTGTGGCCGTGGGGCACGCTAGGACGAGGGTGGAGGCACAGCGCTTCGCTGCCTATCGGGCACGGACTCCCTCCGTTGCGGCGCACCTCGTCGCTCGACTCTTCCGGCGAGTCCAGCCGCTGTCGGAGCAGTCCACGCCGGTTCGTATTGTCACGCCGCTGCCTGCCACGGCCCAGGTTCCCACTGCCCCGCGTCCCGTAGTCGTGTTGCCTTCTGGTGGGGCCTCCCGCAATCCAGGCCCTGCAGAGGCTCTACGCGTGCGGGCGCTGCCCGCGCAGGTGCCCTCGGCAGCGGTGTCCGATGACGAGGTGCGGCGGACGTCCAGATGGCTTGGGACTGCGAAGCGGGTGGCCTGGAAGACCTACTGGGGACTCGTTGGAGTCCTCGCGCTCGGTCTTGCCTTCGTTGTGGGGTGGAAGGGAGCTGCGCGATGGGACGGCCTTGTTCGGCCCGAGGCGCAGTTTGTGCCAAGCCCTGGTGTGCCGGCGGTGGATGCTCCTCCCCCTGTGCCTGCTGCCGTCGAGCCCGCTAAGAAGGAAACGCAGAAGCGAAAGCGGCGTGCCCCTTCTGCAGAGTCGGCTGGCGCCTTCGAATAG
- a CDS encoding integrase core domain-containing protein, with product MDFFVIPTATFGVLLGFVVVRHRDRRILNLNVTAHPTEEWTKQQLREAFPWTSAPRYLHRDRDKLYSEGVRATLTHLGIREVPSAARCPWQNPYAERVIGSIRRELLDHVVVLNEAHARCLLREYQRYYNASRTHLSLGKDAPETREVQGPDHGAKVIELREVFGLHHRYERRAA from the coding sequence ATGGACTTCTTTGTCATTCCGACTGCGACGTTTGGAGTGCTGTTGGGATTTGTGGTTGTGCGTCACCGAGACAGGCGAATCCTCAACCTCAATGTGACAGCGCATCCGACGGAAGAATGGACGAAGCAGCAGTTGCGAGAGGCCTTTCCCTGGACCAGTGCTCCGAGATACTTGCACCGAGATAGGGACAAGCTCTACTCCGAGGGCGTTCGCGCCACGCTTACCCATTTGGGGATTCGCGAGGTGCCGAGTGCAGCACGGTGTCCGTGGCAGAATCCCTATGCGGAGAGAGTCATCGGCTCGATACGTAGGGAGCTGCTGGACCATGTCGTCGTCCTGAACGAAGCCCACGCTCGGTGCCTGCTGCGTGAGTACCAGCGCTACTACAATGCGAGCCGGACGCACCTGTCGCTCGGGAAAGATGCGCCCGAGACGCGTGAGGTGCAGGGCCCGGATCACGGAGCCAAGGTGATAGAGCTACGGGAAGTCTTCGGGCTCCACCACCGGTACGAGCGCCGCGCTGCGTAG
- a CDS encoding HNH endonuclease, which produces MTLSPLTQTRLEKAAMDNGFDRQLPQEGGWLVFASTQCSLRVWLDAFGDAVFLSAFSQHNVSRALGEYGTPMVAPMPKGAAGGRTVPDVPALHRLLRRAFQFSKALPNELLHTFEKQVAALPKTTEAERLVVQRVGQSLFRDGLLNLWEGCCAVTGLAVHSLLRASHIKPWADCESDAERLDVYNGFLLAPHLDAAFDRGFITVQDDGAIIVSAALDERARVILGLEHPLGVHGLADGHRSYLPWHRQRVFLGSGP; this is translated from the coding sequence ATGACCCTCTCGCCGCTGACGCAGACCCGCCTCGAGAAGGCTGCGATGGACAACGGCTTCGACCGGCAGCTTCCGCAGGAGGGCGGCTGGCTCGTGTTCGCCAGCACTCAGTGCTCGCTGCGTGTGTGGCTTGATGCTTTCGGCGACGCCGTCTTTCTCTCCGCGTTCTCACAGCACAACGTCTCTCGCGCCCTCGGCGAGTACGGCACTCCGATGGTCGCGCCTATGCCGAAGGGCGCCGCTGGTGGGCGCACCGTGCCCGACGTGCCCGCGCTGCATCGGCTCCTGCGGCGAGCGTTCCAGTTCTCGAAGGCTCTGCCTAACGAGCTCCTTCACACGTTTGAGAAGCAGGTCGCCGCGCTGCCGAAGACGACGGAGGCCGAACGTCTCGTAGTCCAGCGTGTCGGGCAGAGCCTGTTCCGCGACGGCCTCCTGAACCTGTGGGAGGGCTGCTGCGCCGTCACCGGCCTCGCGGTCCACTCGCTCCTGCGCGCGAGCCACATCAAGCCGTGGGCCGACTGCGAGTCCGACGCCGAGCGACTTGACGTCTACAATGGCTTCCTCCTCGCACCGCACCTCGACGCTGCGTTCGACCGAGGCTTCATCACGGTGCAGGACGACGGCGCGATAATCGTTAGCGCTGCGCTCGATGAGAGAGCGCGCGTGATCCTCGGTCTCGAGCATCCGCTTGGGGTACACGGCCTCGCGGACGGGCATCGCAGCTACCTGCCGTGGCACCGGCAGAGGGTCTTTCTGGGATCTGGGCCATGA
- a CDS encoding DUF6602 domain-containing protein, protein MLASHQISHAPTIGEMYEGLTQKGLKQSLPTFLKVVSGFARDAAGDLSGQLDCMVVVGEGEQVPNTHRWIYPIEQVVAVVEVKKNFTRTDLIEGGEALGKLAWAMPAKTGVRRITVERAFETISGYAFPDNKNSIPSDLRTIYHFLVGEAVSPVRILLGFHGYKTENGLRKALAEVMATTVITAVEAGSRRTRTKPLRPVAARLRVPLASLHGGPRVYGRRWPACASLPSTSTTRWG, encoded by the coding sequence ATGCTCGCTAGCCACCAGATCTCGCATGCACCGACGATTGGAGAAATGTACGAGGGGCTCACACAGAAAGGACTCAAGCAAAGCCTTCCCACTTTCTTGAAAGTGGTTTCCGGGTTCGCCCGAGATGCGGCCGGGGACCTCAGCGGACAGCTTGACTGCATGGTGGTTGTGGGCGAGGGCGAGCAGGTACCTAACACTCATCGTTGGATTTATCCCATCGAACAAGTCGTCGCAGTGGTTGAGGTGAAAAAGAACTTCACGCGCACGGACCTGATCGAGGGGGGCGAGGCACTGGGGAAGCTCGCATGGGCCATGCCCGCCAAAACTGGAGTGCGACGAATTACAGTGGAGCGTGCGTTTGAGACGATCTCAGGATATGCATTCCCGGACAACAAGAACAGCATCCCTTCCGACTTGAGAACAATCTACCATTTCCTCGTCGGGGAAGCTGTCAGTCCAGTGCGGATTCTCCTGGGATTCCACGGGTACAAGACAGAGAACGGCCTCCGCAAGGCTCTGGCAGAAGTCATGGCTACGACGGTGATCACGGCGGTTGAGGCGGGTAGCCGCAGAACGCGAACCAAGCCGCTGCGTCCTGTGGCCGCACGGTTGCGAGTGCCTCTCGCATCGCTTCACGGAGGGCCACGTGTGTACGGGCGCCGATGGCCCGCATGCGCGTCTTTACCTTCAACCAGCACGACTCGATGGGGTTGA
- a CDS encoding DUF2188 domain-containing protein has product MTKKNVHTVPSKGGSGWDNKVGGEVVSHHQKKETAVEKGRSIARANEAEHVIHDKGGKIQQSNSYGNDPNPPKDQR; this is encoded by the coding sequence ATGACGAAGAAGAATGTCCATACCGTCCCGTCCAAGGGTGGCTCGGGGTGGGACAATAAGGTCGGTGGTGAAGTAGTTAGCCACCACCAAAAGAAGGAGACTGCCGTCGAGAAGGGCCGGTCCATTGCACGGGCGAATGAGGCTGAACACGTCATTCACGACAAGGGGGGCAAGATTCAGCAGAGCAACAGCTATGGGAATGACCCCAACCCACCGAAGGACCAGCGGTAG
- a CDS encoding cytochrome c peroxidase, translating into MERRAPLAWGVGEMGLLLSFWVRAHSFSCLKWLACTCRLAWILFVLPTAGVASEPVLSAGARASVELGRALFFDKALSADGKVACVTCHRPEVAFSSGEAIPRGVFGRVGTRNVPSLLGLEKQGALFWDGRRATLEELVLDPLTTPVEHGFSDMEQVLPIVRARHSPGFARAFPGEGITPATVARALAAYVRSLVGGPSRLERHLAGQADALSASERRGLALFSGRAACSRCHPFVEEAHSDGDFHPGEVATPASLSQLAAIARSTARMSPEARRAAVSTRSEVAALGRFIVTLRPDDIGRFRTPSLRNVALTAPYMHDGSIPTLAEAVERELYYRTEGGLRVGDLTPSEREDLVAFLHSMTSSTFATVPAAAASAPSTFLNRSSR; encoded by the coding sequence ATGGAGAGGCGCGCGCCATTGGCTTGGGGTGTAGGGGAAATGGGACTGTTGCTGAGTTTCTGGGTCCGTGCACATTCTTTTTCTTGTTTGAAGTGGTTGGCATGCACGTGCCGGTTGGCGTGGATTTTATTTGTATTGCCGACGGCGGGGGTGGCTAGTGAGCCAGTTTTAAGTGCCGGTGCACGTGCCAGCGTGGAACTGGGCAGGGCTCTCTTTTTCGACAAGGCCCTGAGTGCTGACGGGAAAGTGGCGTGTGTCACCTGCCATCGACCCGAAGTTGCTTTTTCTAGTGGCGAAGCCATCCCGAGAGGGGTGTTTGGGCGGGTGGGTACGCGCAACGTTCCGAGTCTTTTAGGACTGGAGAAGCAGGGGGCGCTTTTCTGGGACGGGCGGCGCGCCACCCTTGAGGAACTCGTCCTGGACCCTCTCACCACGCCGGTGGAGCACGGCTTTTCTGACATGGAGCAGGTTCTACCCATCGTGCGCGCACGTCATTCGCCCGGTTTTGCACGCGCATTCCCGGGCGAGGGCATAACGCCAGCGACGGTAGCCCGTGCCCTAGCGGCATATGTTCGCAGCCTCGTCGGAGGCCCTTCTCGATTGGAGCGTCACTTGGCAGGGCAAGCCGACGCACTCAGTGCTTCCGAGCGGCGCGGCCTTGCCCTTTTCTCTGGCCGTGCGGCATGCAGCCGTTGCCATCCTTTTGTGGAGGAGGCTCATTCGGATGGGGACTTCCATCCCGGTGAAGTGGCTACGCCGGCCTCGCTCTCTCAGCTTGCGGCTATAGCCCGGTCTACAGCCCGCATGTCACCGGAGGCGCGGCGGGCCGCAGTTTCCACACGCAGCGAGGTGGCAGCCCTGGGACGTTTCATCGTGACGCTCCGGCCGGATGATATCGGCCGTTTTCGTACGCCCTCACTGCGTAACGTGGCGTTGACTGCACCGTACATGCACGACGGTAGCATTCCCACGCTGGCTGAGGCCGTGGAGAGAGAACTCTACTACCGCACGGAAGGCGGGCTGCGGGTGGGCGACTTGACCCCTTCCGAGAGAGAAGACTTGGTCGCCTTCCTTCATTCAATGACGAGCTCAACGTTTGCCACGGTGCCTGCCGCGGCGGCTTCAGCGCCTTCAACGTTTCTGAATAGGAGTTCCCGGTGA
- a CDS encoding IPT/TIG domain-containing protein translates to MYVLACVLLLVACGGEGSALEQAPMGTVARATGSADAGPPIQYAYDGARRLVGVYDGTGASAQYVYDEGGNILEIKRLTATDIGIFDFTPNSGPPGAELTLTGSGFNPTPAGNTVRFNGVDAVVTAASTQRLVVTTPAGATTGPVSVTVGSTTVASAEDYVVTAAVPGPVLTGFSPVGGPVGTTVTLMGSNFHPDRLLNRVFFGDIQAFVVSASPSQLEVKVSNLGETGRVKVATPSGRVTSGSDFLVLPSSLVPGAADTLLYAEVGGPPSAVSLADASHRAVLSFPVSRGEQVSVVSSSMVLGGASSASLQVHDQMGAQIGSFPLSAAGGVHDLPVASRDAVYTAVVQATGTTTGFSVSLALVRAAREVLEKDGAETTFVGQAGQNGFYDFAGTAGERLGLGVTSVATSPSGNVVISILKPDGTSLVNCGNFTAPGECDLPALPVTGTYFVTVNPSGLATAEVGLLLSTSLGGVLTVDGSALTFSTTRVGQDGFYTFDASVGSNLTLVLAGNTFASNTLVRVLRPDGTQLTTQTLGSSSGYTVDFTPTTTGLHAITVDPYLTSTGQMTLQLVEEVNGSAGVPDSAATTVSLGAGQKGRYAFSGTAGDRLGLGVTSVAISPSGNVAISILKPDGTSLVNCGNFTAPGECDLPALPVTGTYFVTVNPSGLATAEVGLLLSTSLGGVLTVDGSALTFSTTRVGQDGFYTFDASVGSNLTLVLAGNTFASNTLVRVLRPDGTQLTTQTLGSSSGYTVDFTPTTTGLHAITVDPYLTSTGQMTLQLVEEVNGSAGVPDSAATTVSLGRDRRAATPSAARPETGWAWA, encoded by the coding sequence ATGTACGTCTTGGCATGTGTTCTTCTCCTCGTCGCATGTGGCGGTGAGGGCTCTGCTCTGGAACAAGCGCCGATGGGTACTGTGGCCCGTGCCACTGGAAGCGCTGATGCAGGCCCACCCATTCAATACGCGTATGACGGAGCTCGGCGGTTGGTGGGCGTCTACGACGGGACGGGTGCTAGTGCCCAGTACGTCTATGACGAAGGTGGAAACATTCTCGAAATAAAGCGCTTAACGGCTACGGACATAGGCATCTTCGACTTCACGCCCAACTCCGGGCCACCCGGCGCGGAGTTGACCTTGACGGGCTCGGGGTTCAACCCGACGCCCGCGGGCAATACGGTGCGCTTCAACGGCGTGGATGCCGTGGTGACTGCGGCGAGCACGCAGCGGTTGGTGGTCACCACCCCGGCGGGTGCCACCACGGGGCCGGTCAGCGTCACGGTGGGGAGCACGACGGTCGCCAGCGCCGAGGACTACGTCGTCACCGCCGCCGTGCCCGGCCCGGTTCTCACCGGCTTCTCGCCGGTGGGCGGGCCAGTGGGCACGACGGTGACGCTCATGGGGAGCAACTTCCACCCCGACCGTCTTTTGAACCGCGTCTTCTTCGGCGACATCCAGGCCTTCGTGGTCTCCGCCAGCCCCTCGCAGTTGGAGGTGAAGGTCTCGAACCTGGGCGAGACGGGGCGGGTGAAGGTCGCCACACCCTCGGGACGGGTGACCAGCGGTTCGGACTTTCTGGTGCTCCCTTCAAGCCTCGTGCCCGGCGCCGCGGACACCCTGCTCTATGCCGAGGTGGGCGGGCCTCCCAGCGCGGTCTCGCTGGCGGATGCCTCGCACCGGGCGGTGCTGAGCTTCCCGGTGTCGCGAGGCGAGCAGGTGAGCGTCGTATCGTCGTCGATGGTGCTGGGCGGCGCGAGTTCGGCATCGCTGCAGGTCCATGACCAGATGGGTGCGCAGATTGGCAGCTTCCCCCTGTCGGCAGCGGGAGGTGTCCACGACCTCCCCGTTGCGAGCCGGGACGCCGTCTACACTGCGGTGGTGCAGGCCACCGGCACGACGACCGGGTTCAGCGTTTCACTGGCCCTGGTGCGTGCCGCGCGGGAGGTGCTTGAGAAGGACGGGGCGGAGACGACCTTCGTCGGCCAAGCGGGACAGAACGGCTTCTATGACTTCGCCGGCACAGCCGGGGAGCGGCTGGGCCTGGGCGTGACGAGCGTCGCCACCTCCCCGTCAGGCAACGTCGTCATCTCCATCCTCAAGCCGGACGGCACTTCGCTGGTCAACTGCGGCAACTTCACGGCGCCGGGCGAGTGCGACCTGCCGGCACTACCCGTGACGGGCACGTACTTCGTGACGGTGAACCCCTCGGGCCTGGCGACGGCGGAGGTGGGCCTGCTGCTGTCCACGTCGCTGGGCGGAGTCCTCACGGTGGACGGCTCCGCGCTCACCTTCAGCACCACGCGCGTGGGCCAGGATGGCTTCTACACCTTCGATGCGAGCGTCGGCTCCAACCTGACGTTGGTGCTCGCGGGCAACACCTTCGCCAGCAACACGTTGGTGCGCGTCCTCAGGCCCGATGGCACCCAGCTCACCACCCAAACCCTCGGCTCCTCCTCGGGCTACACGGTCGACTTCACCCCGACGACGACGGGCCTCCACGCCATCACGGTGGACCCGTACCTGACCAGCACCGGGCAGATGACGCTCCAACTGGTGGAGGAGGTCAACGGCAGTGCGGGCGTCCCGGACAGCGCGGCGACGACGGTGTCGCTGGGGGCGGGACAGAAGGGCCGCTACGCCTTCAGCGGCACGGCCGGAGACCGGTTGGGCCTGGGCGTGACGAGCGTCGCCATTTCCCCGTCAGGCAACGTCGCCATCTCCATTCTCAAGCCGGACGGCACTTCGCTGGTCAACTGCGGCAACTTCACGGCGCCGGGCGAGTGCGACCTGCCGGCACTACCCGTGACGGGCACGTACTTCGTGACGGTGAACCCCTCGGGCCTGGCGACGGCGGAGGTGGGCCTGCTGCTGTCCACGTCGCTGGGCGGAGTCCTCACGGTGGACGGCTCCGCGCTCACCTTCAGCACCACGCGCGTGGGCCAGGATGGCTTCTACACCTTCGATGCGAGCGTCGGCTCCAACCTGACGTTGGTGCTCGCGGGCAACACCTTCGCCAGCAACACGTTGGTGCGCGTCCTCAGGCCCGATGGCACCCAGCTCACCACCCAAACCCTCGGCTCCTCCTCGGGCTACACGGTCGACTTCACCCCGACGACGACGGGCCTCCACGCCATCACGGTGGACCCGTACCTGACCAGCACCGGGCAGATGACGCTCCAACTGGTGGAGGAGGTCAACGGCAGTGCGGGCGTCCCGGACAGCGCGGCGACGACGGTGTCGCTGGGGCGGGACAGAAGGGCCGCTACGCCTTCAGCGGCACGGCCGGAGACCGGTTGGGCCTGGGCGTGA
- a CDS encoding helix-turn-helix domain-containing protein: protein MGAPLSMDLRQRILDAYLTRAESWGELARRFRVGVATVDRLIGRWKRTGSLEPKRPGPRPYFRIPDSQLGRVKRLLDSAPDSTTQEIADAYVKQTGVCVSRATMGRAFRRLGYTRKKSRFSPPSGGWRRIAEPAGGIWLRPPN, encoded by the coding sequence ATGGGCGCACCACTTTCAATGGACTTGAGGCAGCGGATACTCGACGCGTACCTGACGCGAGCGGAGTCCTGGGGAGAACTCGCCAGGAGGTTTCGAGTAGGGGTCGCGACGGTTGATCGCCTCATTGGCCGCTGGAAGCGTACCGGCTCGCTTGAGCCAAAGCGCCCAGGCCCTCGTCCCTACTTCCGCATCCCGGATTCGCAACTGGGCCGGGTGAAACGGCTGCTGGATTCCGCGCCCGATAGTACGACCCAGGAAATCGCGGATGCATACGTCAAGCAAACGGGCGTGTGCGTAAGCCGCGCCACCATGGGACGTGCCTTCCGCCGATTGGGATATACGCGCAAAAAAAGTCGCTTCTCGCCTCCGAGCGGCGGCTGGCGAAGAATCGCCGAGCCCGCAGGCGGTATTTGGCTACGGCCGCCCAACTGA